In a single window of the Rhodothermales bacterium genome:
- a CDS encoding cytochrome C554: MKRLITLAASSISVLAVALLIVAMQVDRPTSRTVSDDGTVSVVALDDAEFIGAAKCKTCHRKEEVGEQYGKWLEGPHAGAYATLGTDEAKEFAAAAGIDNPQTADECLACHITAHGVAPELLGTKYSVEDGVSCESCHGAGGNYYKKKTMVSITSGETDGASVGLVTPTEETCVACHNDKSPTFKGFDFTEYSEKIAHPIPDARKAEYK, from the coding sequence ATGAAGCGATTGATAACCCTAGCTGCGTCTAGCATTTCGGTGCTTGCTGTCGCACTCCTCATTGTTGCCATGCAGGTCGACCGACCGACGTCGCGGACAGTCTCAGATGACGGAACGGTTTCCGTTGTCGCGCTCGATGACGCGGAGTTCATCGGAGCCGCCAAGTGCAAGACGTGTCACAGGAAAGAGGAAGTGGGCGAGCAGTACGGGAAGTGGCTGGAGGGTCCGCATGCCGGAGCGTATGCGACACTGGGAACTGACGAGGCCAAGGAGTTCGCGGCAGCTGCAGGCATAGATAACCCGCAGACGGCGGACGAATGCCTTGCATGCCACATCACAGCGCACGGCGTTGCTCCGGAGCTTCTCGGCACGAAGTACAGTGTCGAGGATGGCGTGTCCTGCGAGTCGTGCCACGGCGCCGGCGGCAATTACTACAAAAAGAAGACCATGGTGTCGATAACATCCGGTGAAACGGATGGCGCGTCTGTAGGCCTCGTAACGCCAACGGAAGAGACCTGCGTCGCGTGTCACAATGACAAGAGCCCGACCTTTAAAGGATTCGACTTTACGGAGTACTCCGAGAAGATTGCGCATCCGATTCCCGACGCAAGAAAGGCGGAATACAAGTAG
- a CDS encoding cytochrome bc complex cytochrome b subunit: MSTKKEQVFQWLDERFQLSPLIEFMRHKMVPIHRHTIWYYMGGVSLFLFIVQLFTGILLLLYYQPGEDSAYESIRFIMNKVPFGWLFRSIHSWGANLFIFFIFVHMFSTYFTAAYRKPRELTWVTGFILLLLAMGFGFSGYLLPWNELAFFATKVGTDIAGVVPLIGDAIKIVLRGGPDVTGATLTRFYAFHIALIPAIFTIFLGIHLLFVQRQGMHEPESVANMPADRKKMIPFFPNFLLRDVFAWLIVLNLVLFLSVFFPWEIGVKADPFVPAPAGIRPEWFFMFMFQALKWIPPHILGMEGEVLGVLAFAIAALAWMLVPFWEIRSRSTGKLKPMVLIGLFALFFIIVMTIIGYAV; the protein is encoded by the coding sequence ATGTCGACGAAGAAAGAGCAGGTATTTCAATGGCTTGATGAGCGTTTCCAGCTGAGCCCGCTCATCGAATTCATGCGCCACAAGATGGTGCCGATCCACCGCCACACGATCTGGTACTACATGGGCGGCGTGTCGCTCTTCCTGTTTATCGTCCAGCTCTTCACGGGAATTCTCCTGCTCTTGTACTACCAGCCGGGTGAAGACAGCGCGTACGAAAGTATCCGCTTCATCATGAACAAGGTGCCGTTCGGATGGCTGTTCCGGTCAATACACAGCTGGGGCGCGAACCTGTTCATCTTCTTCATCTTTGTCCACATGTTCAGCACGTATTTCACGGCGGCATATCGCAAGCCCCGAGAATTGACATGGGTGACAGGGTTCATCTTGCTGCTTCTGGCCATGGGGTTCGGCTTCAGCGGGTATCTGCTTCCGTGGAATGAGCTCGCGTTCTTCGCAACCAAGGTGGGAACGGATATCGCCGGCGTGGTGCCGCTCATCGGAGATGCCATCAAGATTGTGCTTCGAGGCGGACCGGACGTCACGGGCGCAACACTGACACGCTTTTATGCATTCCACATCGCCCTGATACCGGCGATCTTTACGATCTTCCTGGGCATCCACCTCCTGTTCGTTCAGAGACAGGGCATGCACGAACCGGAGTCCGTGGCGAACATGCCGGCCGATCGAAAGAAGATGATCCCCTTCTTTCCAAATTTTCTGCTTCGCGATGTATTTGCCTGGCTCATCGTACTGAACCTTGTACTGTTCCTGTCGGTCTTCTTCCCATGGGAGATCGGAGTCAAGGCTGATCCCTTCGTACCGGCACCGGCGGGTATTCGGCCAGAGTGGTTCTTCATGTTCATGTTCCAGGCCCTGAAGTGGATTCCGCCGCACATACTGGGCATGGAAGGAGAAGTCCTGGGCGTCCTGGCGTTCGCCATTGCAGCGCTGGCATGGATGTTGGTCCCTTTCTGGGAGATAAGAAGCCGTTCGACCGGGAAACTGAAACCAATGGTCCTAATCGGGTTATTTGCGCTGTTTTTCATCATCGTGATGACCATTATTGGATACGCCGTGTAG